Part of the Variovorax sp. PAMC 28711 genome is shown below.
CCGAAGCGCCGATCTTCGGCATCAGGCGCTCCTGGGAGCTGCCACGGAACCCGGTGTCGGTGACCTCGGGCTGGATGCGGCCGATCAGCGGTCGCCACTGGCCGTCATAGGCAATGTTGATGTCGGTGAGTCGACGGTAGGCGGCGAGGCCGTGCGCCTCCGCACTCTCGCGCAGGATGCGCGTGGCGTCGGCCTGGCTGGGCGGTGCGGCCACCAGCGGCAGCGGCGAGCTGCATCCGTTCAGCAAAGGCAGCGCAAGGAGACCTAGCAGCGACCGACGGCTGAGGGAAGGTGATGGCATGGTGAATCTCCTGGTGAGGGCGGTGTAGGGCCACTATTTACGGTTTGCTGTTCTTACTCGTGCTGCGGCAGGCATCCGAGCAGAACTTCACCTCGTCCCAGGTGCGCGCCCAGCGCTTGCGCCAGGTCATGGGTCGGCCGCAGGCGACGCACGGCTTGCTCGGCAGCGATCGCTTGTTGCCCTTGAACGATGGCGAGTTGGCTGATTTCATGGAATCCCGACATTGTTCCCGGATGAAGAGCCCCTTGCTGCCGTCACGCTTCGGTCGCGTGGAGTTGCCCGCAGGGCGCCTGAGTGAATTTTCAGACGAGCGCCCGGTGCTCGGGGTGCGCATCGCTCGCGCGTTATGGATGGGCCGGCATGAAGTGACGGTCGGCCAGTTCAAGGCCTTCATCGACGTTTTCGAAGGTCGCGACCTGCGCTGTCCAACGCCGGAGGGCTCTCCGACATGCGCGTCAATGCGCGCGCCTCGAAAAGGCCCATTCAAACGCTGGAAATAGGCCGTGGCGAACCGGCAGCGGGCATCATCCGGCGACCCGATTTCAGCCTAGGAACACCGTGCAAAGCCTTCAAGCCCTTTTCTCCGACCCGACTGCCTGGGCGGCGCTGGTCGCCCTGGTGATCATGGAGGTCGTGCTCGGCATCGACAACCTGATCTTCATCTCGATCCTGTCCAACAAGCTGCCCGAGCACCAACGCATGCGGGCACGCCGCATCGGTATCGGCCTCGCACTGGTGATGCGGCTCGCGTTGCTGTCGATGATCGCGTGGCTGGTCGGGCTGACGGCGCCTGTCTTCGATCTCGGCCTGAAGGGCGCGCTGGATGCCAACGGCACCCCCAGCTTCGAAACGCAGTTCTCGTGGCGTGACCTGATCCTGATCGCCGGCGGCCTGTTCCTGATCTGGAAAGCCACGAAGGAAATCCACCATCACGTCGACCCGACACCGGCCACCGGAGCGGGTGGTGCCGCCGGTGCCGCGGCCATCGCTTTCTCGTCGGTCCTCGTGCAGA
Proteins encoded:
- a CDS encoding DUF2256 domain-containing protein — encoded protein: MKALNWPTVTSCRPIHNARAMRTPSTGRSSENSLRRPAGNSTRPKRDGSKGLFIREQCRDSMKSANSPSFKGNKRSLPSKPCVACGRPMTWRKRWARTWDEVKFCSDACRSTSKNSKP
- a CDS encoding TerC family protein, giving the protein MQSLQALFSDPTAWAALVALVIMEVVLGIDNLIFISILSNKLPEHQRMRARRIGIGLALVMRLALLSMIAWLVGLTAPVFDLGLKGALDANGTPSFETQFSWRDLILIAGGLFLIWKATKEIHHHVDPTPATGAGGAAGAAAIAFSSVLVQIVLLDMVFSVDSILTAVGMTDNLAVMVIAVITAVAVMLIAAEPLANFINHNPTVVMLALGFLLMIGAVLIADGFGVHVPKGYIYAAMAFSTLVEVLNMLSRRSKGRAA